AGTCAGTGTATTGTTCCTTAGTTCCATCTACTATGATGTCTTGGTTGATGTCATACAGTTTTCGAAATTACAGCTGGTTGAAATTAAATATCttaacaaacaaagacatactgtcatacatgaaaaaaatataattatgcaAAATACTACAATTATACCTTTTCCATATATGTTCCAACATATTTACCTGCACGTGTACAGAAGCAGTGTTCGCCTTTGTTTTTGGAATGAAGTGCTAGCCTCATGGTACCGCGTTCAAATGAGAAGCAAGAATATCTGAGCGCACTCGTTCGatccccacactcaccagtacttTCTTCCtgttggagtgttggcctggacgcttgtcattcgcaTGAGATAATAAACTGGGGTCCCGTGCGCAGTATGCactagcgcacgtgaaagaacccttggcaacaaaagggttgtccctggcaaaattcagtagaaaaatagGCAGACATGTACACTTGcaggcgctctcattgtagcgacgcgctgtccgtGGGGAGcagcagcccgaacttcatacagagaaatctgttgtaactaaagagtaatacgatacgatatattACATTGCCAATGTATGAAAGGTCAGTTGCAGACAATCGCTCACCCCATTTAAAGACATACGTGTTCTTAAACGTACACATGCACCTACTTCACACGCATCTGAAATAACAGGTTTGTTCAATGCCAGATTCCCCTGTGTTTCACTTATATGCAAACTTGTCGATGATTTCAAGCCGaaatatttctctctttttttttcttttttcttttttttttctttttttttttcaaagtcacaATAAAGAACTTACGTGGGTCATACCTCAGCTTCCCTCACAAAAAGAGATTGCTGAGCCACTGACAAATGTGCACGCTCTCTGAAGcgtatattattttttttcatttcacatcGCTAACTTCAGTGCATCATAACAAGATACATAACGAACATAAATGCAGATAAGAGGACGACGGTTGCAAATCGGATGCCGATGCATAGTGCAAGAAACGAATACACCATTCCATTTGCTAAGAGTCACTGGCCGAGTTTCTGTATTCACTGCcgacttttttattttattttttataaatcgCTTTGGACTGCAGTTTCTGTTCTGAATCAGTATCTGAACACATGAGAACTGGATGACCACTGTCCCAGTCAGCTATGTTTCTAAACCACTCGTGAAGCATCAGCGTATCGTTGTCTGCCATTTGCATATTGTTTGTTCTTCGCTGCCCGTCCCACATAGCTGAGAGCTGTTCGTTCATCGACCGACCACTGTTTACACAGCATAATTATAGGGAACCAACTGACGCATCAGTCCCTCAGACAGAATAATTGTTGCGGTTTTGATGAAACGTCCATTTTGTCGTGCGATAGGGTGGGGAACGGGTTAACagattttgctgctttttttttttccccctttctttataTTGATATTAACCATGGAAAGCGCTTCTGTTTCGGCAACTTCAATTAGCCTTTTTTTGTCCATGATACTTACAGACTCGTGAAAGAGGTGTTCTGTTTGGCTGGCATAAGCATCTGCTATTTGAGTGAGGCATTGCCTGTTCATTTAGTTTGGATTTCTTTCATTCTTGAaatctttcccccttctttcttgcCCGTGTCCCTGCCTCCACCCTGAGATTTACTCCAGCTGCAATTGGTTCAAAGAAATCTTGATCCAGGAAAATGATACATGAAACATCCTCACATAAGTAGCAGAGCAACAAGAAGCTAAGAGTTTATTTCGTGGTCGAGCACGTGATCAATTATCATTCGTTTGATCTGACGGCTGGTGAACGTTACACAAATGCAGTAATGTTTAAAAAGATATTTTCCAAGTTTGGTATATAAATGGCAGTTactgacgtgtttttttgtttcttgttttgttgttgttgtttgggggggcggggggagggggggggttccagTCTTACCTGCGCTTTTGCTTAAAGGCATGGCAATAAATACCTAAAAACATGATCATTTTCAGATTCATTGTTCACAACTTATGACAGGATAACTTACTGAAGTAAATAAGAACAAAACAGTGAATAGAAACGGGGAGAAAATTACATTGTTTATGATGATTTTTAATTAAATGGacaaaatagaaacaaacaaaacaaaaaacaaaacaaaacaaacaaaacaaaacacaaaaaaaacacagaaaatatatgaAAATAACAAGACGTTCCTCGGATACGATATGGTATCACACCTAATTACAGGAAACAAAGCAAACAGTGCAATGCCAAACGTCCCGGTCTTACGGCCATACGAACAGggagttcacattcactgtgacCAGGGCTCTCCTTCTGCTCTTTAAACCTTTCCCGACCGAACGAGGTAtccattatgtggagtgatggcctagaggtaacgcgtccacctaggaagcgagagaatctgagcgctctggttcgaatcacggctcagccgccgatattttctccccctccactagacctttgagtggtggtctggacgctagtctttcggatgagacgataaaccgaggtcccgtgtgcagcatgcacttagcgcacgtaaaagaacccacggcaacaaaagggttgttcctggcaaaattctgtagaaaaatccactgcgataggaaaaacaaataaaactgcacgcaggaaaaaataacaaaaaaaatgggtagtaTAGCgaccttggggagagcagctcgaatttcacacagagaaatctattgtgataaaaagaaatacaaatacaaattaacacATGGATGGAGCGAAGAAAATCGGAGTAGTGTGTATGTCTCAAGGACATAACAGCAtactgaaacggggcctcgaactccgATCACTGccgaacactgggtcagaagtccgACACCTAACCCAATTCTGCCATGGGGGAACCCTCACTCACGTGTAAGTGTAATGTATACGGTAACAAACGAGGAAATAtcgttcatgaaaaaaaaaaattcccatttTGCCCATActcctttcatttgatatgtaggtatacacacagcaacaactgcaAAGGAAATGTACTAAcgcacatcatgtgtgtgtgtgtgtgtgtgtgtgttgtgaacaacCATGTGGTGGAGGAAAAGAAGTGAATGCAAACACCACTTCTGTCAATTGTGAATAATGTTAAGATGCTTAAAAATTAAAGAGTAGCAATGGGAAATGTGGAATGAATAAAGGAGGTGGGAGGACCTGATGATTACAAATACTTAACTCTTCAAGGGCACCAACCGGGGAGTATCTTCTAccttggggagagggggcggggggtggggttgagggggaggcaTTTCATGTGTTTGACACCACTCGAGTTTCGACACCAAGACTCGAGTTGTTGGATATCCAGGCTatttgatagaatagaatagaaaagtaTATATGTCTCGATTACCAAGTGTGCCGAGATTATAAGGAATTTGGGGGTACGTGGCCGGGGGGcgatagtacataaaaagtacATACTTGAATtggaaataatgataaaagacaacaaccacaaacacagaGGGACTTAAAGACAAATATGCACAAGCATAAAAGCGTTTGTACACGCACATgttcacactcaaacacacagactcccCCACACAAAAACGTCCACAGCCCCTACACCCATACACAGCATATCAACATGTCTGCTCTCGTGTGATCTTTGATGAAGTTGTCCGAGAGAAACTACCTGCATACACAACAAGCAGTACTCCTAGACTCCCCTGGATAGATATCAATTGACGTCCTAAAGCTTTTGGTGACTGATAGTATCAGAACTGGGAGGAAACTAAATGGACGAGTTATAAAAATATTAAATACTATTGTTGCTCATTGCACCTTGGTATATATTATGAGCAGCTAATTGCTTAATAGTCtgtaaaataagcaaacaaagtaTAGACAAATAGAATCATTGTtctttgatacatacatacatatgtatatacttaTGTATAATTATTTGCTTTTTGCAGTTTGTATCTCAAACTATATCTAATTTTAACTCAGCATACACTTACGCTCTTGACACTCAAAAGAACAAGAGAAATAACAAATAATTGAAAGGGAATAAtgttcggggttttttgttgttgtttttttcaagtatcCACCACAGTGAAATGTGCGAATTCTTTCCTCTGGTCATCTTCACCTGCACTACACAAGATGTAACTCTTTTAAGATATCCCCAAACTGGAACCGAATGACCAAAGCCAGCAAAAGATGGCGAACACAAGGACGTTGATGCTCAATGTCAGTTTCAAACACACCTTGTCCAGCTGTTTTGACAGAAACCGTCTCTCATGAGACTTGAGATGATGAAATCTCATCAACATGAGCCAGACTTCTTTCAGGGGCATGCTGAAACTCCTCTGTTTCGCACAAACTGAGCTATAGCCAAACTGATTCCCTGTACCATGAGCAGTGTCCGCATGATCTCTGTCAGGCTGTGAGGACTCGCTGCTTTCTGCCCCGTGAAGTGATGGCCGAGGCCCAGACCTGAATCCTGAAGTGCTCATTGGAGTCAGGCCCGTTCCcaggctgacgtgtgtgtgtgaatcagagctCCCGTCCAATGAcagttttctttctgaggactttGAAGATTGATGCTGGTGCTGAGATAAAATGTTGGATTCTTTATTCGTTTCGCTGATAAAGACAATGCAGGCGGCTATGATAATGGAacaaacactgagacacaacTGCACAGCAAGATATACGCTGAAGAGGCAAACTGTGTCAGAGTTTTGAGGAAGTGAGTCgttgatgaaagaaaagaagagttcAAATGATATAAATGTTGTGACACTGACCGTCATTTTTTCTCCTGATTCAGCGGGCAGCAGGAACACCAGACAGTTCATCAGAGACAGCAACAAGACCGGTACAATCATGTTCAATACGTAGAACACCACTTTACGTTTCAATATAAATGTGAAATAAATGCACCAATAATTGGTATAAAAAAGTTGGTACTCAGCCTCCATGCCTATCAGTTTCCATTCAGGGTGGGATTCTGTCTCCTCTACCCTTTGAAAGGCTGGATTTATCGTGGTTCCATTCAGGATGTCATTCGAGGAAGTCCAAGCAGAGACATCCAcggagcatgtctgtgtgtccagaGGGTAGTAAAAAATGTTGACGGAACAGAAAGTCTGGAACAGTCCTCCGGGGTACCACGTGACTTTGCCTGTGTGATGAACGATCACTTTTATCGTTTGGTCTTCCAACTGGTCCACATCACTGACTGTGTTAAAAATGACCAGGTCAGGAAGCCACACCATATCTGGATTCAAATGGATATCTTGGTAAGGATACTGATTCAGGTCCCAGCGCAGAAACTCGTCATACCAGTTGACGGCTAGCCAGCCAAATGAAACCAGAGTCTGTTTCTTCATGTCCAGCTCTATAAAAGTCTTCATGCCAATCGAAAGATTCACATGAACCTGTTGGGAGAAATTAGCTACCGGTCGACTTAATGGATCATAGTTTTTCATGAGTATCTCGTGATACAGGAAACTTCTGTTGTCCTTGATCTCAGCATGACAAGAGACGAAATTCGCCATTTTTCCAACCGTCAACAATATTACACTGAATGGGTACAACCACATTGTTGTGGAATGCAGTTCCCCTTGTTTTCGTGTGACTGTTGGTGTTGGTATCTGTTGACATAGAGCTGTGAAATTACCAACCTTTCACACACATcagggttgatgtcctgggtcCTGGGTTGAGGTCTGGGCCTGACCagccagcgcgttgggttacgctgcttagcagatgtggtgtagcgtatatggatttgtccgaacgcagtgacgcctccttgagctactgaaactgaaactcatgcacATCAGTTCTTGTGATTACCGATATATTTCGATAAAAAGCTGATTCTCGCTGTCATTACTTTGATCATTAAAGGGAGTTCCATTATCTGCAGGTAAACAGCATAAgataatttgtaattaatttccaTCAGTTAGTTTGGTTCCTCGAGGATCTAATAGGCCTCCTGAAATTCGTTTTCCCGATGTAGAAATTGTATACCTACTCATACAGTCCTTCGTTGGTCTACACTGACAGGCTTCCCCTTAGTCCAGAGGTATTTTCACTCAAAAGATTTGCCACAAACCAGAAGACTTTCACTCTTCACAGTTTAATGAGAAATGCATTTCATTCACGTGATAGCCAATGGACAGAAATCTAACgcccgtgttgttgttttttttaactacaaGAATTCTTCAGTTGTTCTGGGAAGAACAGGTTCCTTAAAATAAGTTTGATCGGACGATATGCCGCCCAACCGATTCAAACAAGCACGACGTGATGACAGATCTCAAAATGAAACGGAATACACATTATGTTGCCATGGGAACAGAAACCTGTCCAGCAAATCACCGGCCTAAGGAGGATTTGTCCGCCCGGAATGCTGTAGCTCTCCGCTGACACATTGATCCACCATGGCCTAAGCTGATCAAGTCACGAGTGTATCATTAAAATACCAAAAACATCGTTAAACAGGTAATGATGCTTCCAGAAGCGATAACAGATAATAACGTGTCATGGATGGATgcctgtgcctctctccctctctctcacatacacacacacacacacatattacattacattacatttaaATATAATCATCATTTCAGTAAAAAGTTACACACTTGGTGATGCACGTTGTCATTCTACCCAGTTAGGCCTAAAATTGTcatcacacacaaatacttcTTTAAAAAGTACATTTTAAAGTACAGGATCTACATTGCTTTTTTACAAACTTGGTAACAGCAGATTGAAAAGAACACCGAAAGCTCAGTGCTTTCCAGTTCGGATTAAAAACGCCACTGAATAAACATATTTCTGAAAGCACAAGGACTTCTTTGCAATTTGGACAAACTTGTACGACAAACGTGAATTGGacacaaatacaaatcatttAAAACAAGATAAATAACACGATATAGTAACTCTCTGCCCatctggaggaggaagagggtagaatggttaagacgctcatctgccagtacagagagtccatgtgggtctgggttcgaatcccgctctcaccctttctccaaagtttgactggaaaatcaaactgagcgtatggtcattcggatgagacaataaaccgaggtaccgtgtgcagcatgcacttggcgctctgaaaaagaacccacagcaacgagagtgttgtcctctggcaaacttctggtacacaaaatatatatgcatgcactcaaggcctgactaagtgcactggattatgctgctggtcaggcgcatgcttagcgtatatggatttgtccgaaatcagtgacgcctccttgagaaactgaaactgatctaccACCTGTTGTTATTAGATAAAAGCGCTGTATATTGGAAAAATTGGAAATGGAGATAAATGAGATTTAATATATACTTGTTCACAAAAAGTTCACTCACATGAGATACCAGCGCTGAAGTGCACCTAAACCTTTCTATGATCAATGAAGGACTGTTCCGTCACCAAGTCACAAATCAGTAGAACACCTTTGTGATATACCTGTAAAATTAAATGACCATCAGGCCCACATCCACAGGCAGGAAAAGATTAGGAAGATGATGACAGTGCCACTCATAACCAATTTCAAGCATACCTTGTCCAGCTGTCGTGACAAAAACCTTCTCTCACTAAGACTCAGATGATGGAATCTCATACACAGGAGCCAGACCGGTTTCACTGACATTGTGCCACTCCTCTGCGTGGTTTTCACTGAGCCATTACTATCCAAAATCCTTGTACTGCAGTTAGTGTTCGTAGATTCTGTATCAGCCTGTGATGTTCCAGTGAACTGAGAGCCCAAGCTGTAACTTCTCGCGCTTTTTATGGTTGAATCACTCACTGGACCTAAAACAGTTTCCGAGCATCCACTACAAGACACGTTTCTTTCACAGACATTTGAAGACTGGTCCGTATTATCGTTCGCAGAGATGAAGGTTATACAAGCTGCCATTACTATGCAGCATGCATTCAAGAACATCTGCACTCCAACATACACGCTAAAAAGACATACGGTGTCAGAGTTTTGAGGAAGAGATGTATTGATGAGAGACAAGAAGACTGCAAAAGATAGAAACATAGTGACGCTGACTGTCATCTTTTCTCCTGAATCCTCGGGTAGCAAGAATACCAGACAATTCAtcagagacagtaacaacatTGGTAAAATCATGTTCAATATGTAAAACGTTACTTTACGTCTCAGAACAAATGTAAACTGAACGCGCCAGTAGTTGATGCTAGACAAATAGGTGTATTCTGCCTTCTTTCTCACGAGTGCCCATTCAGGATGGGTTTCTAAGCTGTTGGTATTCTCAAAGGCTGGATCCGCAAAGACCTTTATGTCTTCGTTTGATGAGGACCAAGTTGATATTTCCActgagcatgtctgtgtgtcgaGAGGGTAGTGGAAAATGTCGATAGAACAGGTAGTCTGAAACAGCCCTCCAGGATACCATGTCACTTTTCCTGTGGATTCAATGATAACCTTTCTCTTCTGGTCTTCCAGCTGGTCCAGATCATCCACTGTGTTATAAATGACGAGGTCAGGACGCCATACCATGTCCGGAGTCAGCTGAACTTTGTGGAAAGGGAACTGGTCCAGATCCCAGCGCAGAAAGTGGTCATGCCACACCACGCCCAGCCAGCCAAAGCAGACCAAGGTCTGTTTCTTCATGTCTAGCTCGATGAAACTCTTCAAGCCCATGGACAGACGCAGATAAACTGGCTGAGAAAAGTTGACGACTGGGCGCACCAATGGGTCATAGCCTTTCATTAGTATCTGACGAATGAGGTACGTTTCACTGCTGTTATTCTCAGCTTGACAAGATAACATCGCCATTTTCACGACTGTCAAAAGCGCAAAACCAAGCAAACGTAACTTCATTGTGACTTCTCGCCTGTTTCTCCACGTGGTGTAAAGCACATATTCCTATACGTAAACAGTACACCTACTCCATCTGCATCTGAAATACGAGACTTTGTTCAAGGTCATATTTTTTCCAGTATTTCAGACGTTTGCAATAACGTTGTTGATTTCAAGCCATCCAATAATTTTCAAATAGTTGTAGAAGGTACATAAAAAGTCACTACAGATTACTTCTTATATGACCACATCTCCCGTGAGGAAATGAGACTGGTCCAGCACTAGCAGttttgctgggtattttcattcCACATTATCAtatcaatgcatttttttttctcaagacctgactaagtgcgttgggttacgctgctggtcaggcatctgcttggcagatgtggtgtagcgtatatggatttgttcgaacgcagtgacgcctccttgtgctactgatactgatatcaatGCAACGTAATGAAAATATGGTGAAGGCGCATTCGATGGCATTAACTGCAAATCAGATGTCGACGTAGGAGACCTTAAATTGATAGAACATACTAACACTTAGAA
The sequence above is drawn from the Babylonia areolata isolate BAREFJ2019XMU chromosome 26, ASM4173473v1, whole genome shotgun sequence genome and encodes:
- the LOC143300272 gene encoding acetylcholine receptor subunit alpha-L1-like, producing MANFVSCHAEIKDNRSFLYHEILMKNYDPLSRPVANFSQQVHVNLSIGMKTFIELDMKKQTLVSFGWLAVNWYDEFLRWDLNQYPYQDIHLNPDMVWLPDLVIFNTVSDVDQLEDQTIKVIVHHTGKVTWYPGGLFQTFCSVNIFYYPLDTQTCSVDVSAWTSSNDILNGTTINPAFQRVEETESHPEWKLIGMEAEYQLFYTNYWCIYFTFILKRKVVFYVLNMIVPVLLLSLMNCLVFLLPAESGEKMTVSVTTFISFELFFSFINDSLPQNSDTPGNGPDSNEHFRIQVWASAITSRGRKQRVLTA
- the LOC143300273 gene encoding neuronal acetylcholine receptor subunit alpha-7-like yields the protein MKGYDPLVRPVVNFSQPVYLRLSMGLKSFIELDMKKQTLVCFGWLGVVWHDHFLRWDLDQFPFHKVQLTPDMVWRPDLVIYNTVDDLDQLEDQKRKVIIESTGKVTWYPGGLFQTTCSIDIFHYPLDTQTCSVEISTWSSSNEDIKVFADPAFENTNSLETHPEWALVRKKAEYTYLSSINYWRVQFTFVLRRKVTFYILNMILPMLLLSLMNCLVFLLPEDSGEKMTVSVTMFLSFAVFLSLINTSLPQNSDTRRATAFRADKSSLGR